The following nucleotide sequence is from Lytechinus pictus isolate F3 Inbred chromosome 10, Lp3.0, whole genome shotgun sequence.
tttctcttttcgctctatcccccctcagacatttcaatccccctgtccgctgcttatatacccccaaaagaaaaccccttttctcgccctccgggccaacacgaattattagaatcttggcttgttcatcactctatactagcaccttaatatgcccaacaacttttcaatattgctttattccgtattttcatgaagcttgtcactctatactagcaccttaatatgcccaacaacttttatatattgctttattccgtattttcatgaaatttgtcactctgtactagcaccttaatatgcccaaaagaattttgaataaaatatgcctttcctacttttctcttttcgctctatcccccctcagacatttcaatccccctgtccgctgcttatatacccccaaaagaaaaccccttttctcgccctccgggccaacacgaattattagaatcttggcttgttcatcactctatactagcaccttaatatgcccaacaactcttcaatattgctttattccgtattttcatgaagcttgtcactttatactagcaccttaatatgcccaaaagaattttgaataaaatttgcttttcctacttttctctttcgctctatcccccctcagacatttcaatccccctgtccgctgcttatatacccccaaaagaaaaccccttttctcgccctccgggccaacacgaattattagaatcttggcttgttcatcactctatactagcaccttaatatgcccaacaactcttcaatattgctttattccgtattttcatgaagcttgtcactctatactagcaccttaatatgcccaaaagaattttgaataaaatttgcttttcctacttttctctttcgctctatcccccctcagacatttcaatccccctgtccgctgcttatatacccccaaaagaaaaccccttttctcgccctctgggccaacacgaattattagaatcttggcttgttcatcactctatactagcaccttaatatgcccaacaacttttcaatattgctttattccgtattttcatgaagctcgtcactctatactagcaccttaatatgcccaacaacttttatatattgctttattccgtattttcatgaaatttgtcactctatactagcaccttaatatgcccaaaagaattttgaataaaatatgcctttcctacttttctcttttcgctctatcccccctcagacatttcaatccccctgtccgctgcttatatacccccaaaagaaaactccttttctcgccctccgggccaacacgaattattagaatcttggcttgttcatcactctatactagcaccttaatatgcccaacaactcttcaatattgctttattccgtattttcatgaagcttgtcactctgtactagcaccttaatatgcccaaaagaattttgaataaaatttgcttttcctacttttctcttttcgctctatcccccctcagacatttcaatccccctgtccgctgcttatatacccccaaaagaaaaccccttttctcgccctccgggccaacacgaattattagaatcttggcttgttcatcactctatactagcaccttaatattagaatcttggcttgttcatcactctatactagcaccttaatatgcccaacaactcttcaatattgctttattccgtattttcatgaagcttgtcactttatactagcaccttaatatgcccaaaagaattttgaataaaatttgcttttcctacttttctctttcgctctatccccctcagacatttcaatccccctgtccgctgcttatatacccccaaaagaaaaccccttttctcgccctctgggccaacacgaattattagaatcttggcttgttcatcactctatactagcaccttaatatgcccaacaacttttcaatattgctttattccgtattttcatgaagctcgtcactctatactagcaccttaatatgcccaacaacttttatatattgctttattccgtattttcatgaaatttgtcactctatactagcaccttaatatgcccaaaagaattttgaataaaatatgcctttcctacttttctcttttcgctctatcccccctcagacatttcaatccccctgtccgctgcttatatacccccaaaagaaaaccccttttctcgccctccgggccaacacgaattatgagaatcttggcttgttcatcactctatactagcaccttaatatgcccaacaactcttcaatattgctttattccgtattttcatgaagcttgtcactttataccagcaccttaatatgccaacatttctgtattgctttattctgtatattttttatgcagtcactctatactgcatcaaattaatacggactaaagcaatagagaattaagaatcttggctcgatcatcacttagtactttatgcccacaaacttttctttattccgtattttggtaaagcttgtcactctttattagcaccttaataattatgcccccccccccaaaaaaaaaaaatatatatattattgcgtttcaactttactatatcggtttttacgtattttgttgaAGTTTTTATACTAACACCCTAATATGCCTCCCATTTTTGTTGCCTTACTTTTCCTTCGCTCTACCCCCGCCCAGCCAGACATTTCAAACCCAGAACACCACTTTTCCCGCCCTCCggtcaatagtaattattagaatctcggttgattcgtccctatgctcaccaagttttccgttttctctataagctttatcccgtatttagtgaagtttgtcactatactaacaccttaatcaatttgcccatcaaaaaattcaaattgcgttttaacatatgtttttcctttattccgtatttgtagctaatcacctttggaatatacatctgtaccattaaaagttcgtcttgctctttcttgaggaaaataaaagtaagctaacattgacaaaatccatttatgatagagtgacgatggaagagtagaaaagatacgcaaaaatgttggacataataaaatgccctatatagagtttaacaattacggaataaagcaatattgcgaaggaggaaaattaagaaacaacataaaaatacagcataaagtgaaagttcatgaataaataaaatcatgaacagatgaaaaaaaagaaaaaaaacccacagaGACacgtaataaagcaatatacaccataaagaatgaagactataaacaaacgtaacaaatttatttatttatttaaatatctttatacaggataacaagctcagattcactgtttttaaacatggtcctgttaaaatggaataacaatatatacaaaaagataaaagtgtaacttaggttctatacaaatagtgaatgaattcgatatcaataacattaaaatcagaatcatcactagtaaaacaattgtataaaaataacatattcaatttttgaggaatcaatgaaatgagaacatttctctcttgctttattccatatttcaagaaatttgggACTGCATGTATACTAGcaacttaatatgcccaacttttctatattgctttattccgtatatttatgaagtttgtcactctatactagcaccttaatatacccacagaatattaaattgtgttcaacattttctatatcgctttattccgtattttgataagtttgtTACTGTCTTTATaccagcaccttaatatgccaacatttctgtattgctttattttattttttttatgcagtcactctatactgcatcaaattgatacggactaaagcaatagagaattaggaatcttggctcgatcatcactaagtactttatgcccacaaacttttctttatcactttattccgtattttggtgaagcttaattgtcactctttattagcacctaaataattatgcccccccccaaaaaaaaaaaaaaaaaaaatctattattgcgtttcaactttactatatcggtttttacgtattttgttgaAGATTTTATACTAACACCCGAATATGCCTCCCATTTTTGTTGCCTTATATACTTTTCCTTCGCTCTACCCCCCGCCCAGCCAGACATTTCAAACCAAGAACACCACTTTTCCCGCCCTCCggtcaatagtaattattagaatctcggttgattcgtcgctatgctcaccaagttttctctataagctttatcccgtatttagtgaagtttgtcactatactagcaccttaatcaatttgcccatcaaaaaaatcaaattgcgttttaacatgtgtttttcctttattccgtaTATTTGCAGCTAATCACCTTTGAAATATACATCTGTACCATTAAAAGTTCGTCTTGCTctttcttgaggaaaataaaaataagctaacattgacaaaatccatttatgatAGGGTGACGATGGATCGGAAGAGTAGAAAAGATACGCAAAAATGTTGGACATAATAAAATGCCCTATATAGAGTTTAAcaattacggaataaagcaatattgcgaaggaggaaaattgagaaacaacataaaaatacagcataaagtgaaagttcatgaataaataaaatcatgaacagatgaaaaaaagaaaaaaaaagacacagagacacgtaataaagcaatatacaccataaagaatgaagactataaacaaatataacaaatttatttatttatttaaatatctttatacaggataacaagctcagattcactgtttttaaacatggtcctgttaaaatgaaataacaatatatacaaaatataaaagtgtaacttaggttctatatacaaatagtgaatgaattcgatatcaataacattaaaatcagaatcatcactagtaaaacaattgtataaaaataacatattcaatttttgaggaatcaattaaatgagaacatttctctcttgctttattccgtatatttatgaagtttgtcactctatatactagcaccttaatatacccacagaaaattaaattgtgttcaaaattttctatatcgctttattccgtattttgataagtttgtcactttataccagcaccttaatatgccaacatttctgtattgctttattctgtatattttttatgcagtcactctatactgcatcaaattgatacggactaaagcaatagagaattaAGAATCTTGGCTCGATCATTCATTAGTACTTTAtgcccacaaacttttctttattactttattccGTGTTTTGGTGAAGCTTAATTGTCACTCTTTATTAGCACCTAAATAAttatgcccccctccccccccaaaaaaaaaaaatctattattgcgtttcaactttactatatcggtttttacgtattttgttgaAGATTTTATACTCTCACCCGAATATGCCTCCCATTTTTGTTGCCTTATATACTTTTCCTTCGCTCTACCCCCCGCCCAGACAGACATTTCAAACCCAGAACACCACTTTTCCCGCCCTCCggtcaatagtaattattagaatctcggttgattcgtccctatgctcaccaagttttccgttttctctataagctttatcccgtatttagtgaagtttgtcactatactaacaccttaatcaatttgcccatcaaaaaaatcaaattgcgttttaacatatgtttttcctttattccgtatttgtaGCTAATCACCTTTGGAATATACATCTGTATCATTAATAGTCCGTCTTGCTctttcttgaggaaaataaaaataagctaacattgacaaaatccatttatgatagggtgacgatggaagagtagaaaagatacgcaaaaatgttggacataataaaatgccctatatagagtttaacaattacggaataaagcaataacgcgaaggaggaaaattgagaaacaacataaaaatacagcataaagtgaaagttcatgaatatataaaatcatgcataaaaGTTTATGCATTATGTGCGAGATGCGGCAAGACACATCTTGATGTCAGTGGGGCACGATTGACATGATGGAGGGCGCAACTTTTCGCAGAGGATTAGAGTGAGGATTAGAGTGAAGAAAGAAAGGTTtaatgagagagatgattgaTGAGCTTGCCgggcgaaaaaaaaatgaggaaatttgTTGACTTGGAATATTTTGGCGGAAGGAGTGAAGGAggttaaaattcaatataacggGGCATTTATATATAACCAAGAAGGATAACGCAAAAGTgagtatatgaaattatttacaatttcttgtgcatactttttttttcaattttgccgTGCCTACCAAAATGccacatttatttgaaaatatccgAGAAGATCGTATATTGGCGGACCGATAGCGACATGATGTTTGCTGTAGAGGGGATTACTTGGGAGTTTAGAATGAAAAAAGGAagctatatatatgtatgttaaaataaagttttaggCCTACACGCCGACTACGAACATCAAGTGCAAACTAGTTGCGTGAGTTTTTTGTTCCATGTTTAGGCCCCCTGTTGCCTAAACAGAGAAAAGTTCCGGGTGTTATTTCAGGTGACTCAATATACTCAATAGTAAACGCACATCGTGTTAAATACATAGCGATAATATAAacgaagtgaaaaaaataacaaaatcctGTTTGGAATTATTGGTACCATTATCTATAGCCCCTGGAtccttaaatatatatattttctaattaatTAAATCACTGATCGTTGATTCCCTGGCCTGCTAACTGCCGCCGGGGAAACCTCCGTACGACTTGAGCGCTAAACCAGTTTCGGCTGTCAGCTCATCTCATGTGGCGTGCTGACTACGATGCTGGACTGCAGATCAAAAGGTTCGAGTTCGATTCCCATCAAGGACAGAAAAAATAAGGTTAGTAAAacagtgttatgtaatataatatgaaatgaaatgtacagtatgatgaataaattggatggaatgaatgaatgaggaataaatCCACCCACCATGTATCATAcagaaaacacaaaaagaaaacgaaaatatGATGCACGTAGTCTTTTATTGAAAACCCGccgatttcatatattttagtgccccttcacccccccccccccaatccctAATCCCCGCCCCTCTCTCGCACAGCTGAAATACCCATTAACACGCCACTTCACTGAACGCCGATATCCCGCTGACTGAGCTTTGTTATTGTGCGGTCATGTGTGACACCGGTCGCACATGCTCTTACGCGCTACGCACGTCTAGCGATAAGAATTTTCACTGGGCTGAGCAGTTTTAATGGCGCTTGGGCACAATAGCGAATTTGGccacatgatttagggctagatctttaaGAGGGAAAGTagaatctcgggggcgaaagtttcaggttttgtggCCGTATGTGCATGACTATGCGTAAGCGTCTCAGGCTTCAATGGGGAGTAAGCCTATGTagagtagatgacttttactccccagaagcctccaggctacCGGGGCGGTGGAGTTGATGGGAAACTTTCCCATAGTACAAATGTTAGGCCCGATATGCGGCCGCGGAGATCTCTGCATTCCTGGAAGCATTGTAATTTACACTGTTTGTCCATCCAGCTGTTTTAATTGGCATTCAGTtactttgaattttttaatagtATTTCATGGGTTTTGCTGGTTTCGCAATCTCAAATTCTATGGTGATCGACGTGGCTGAAAAAGTTGTCTTAAAAAGTGTGAGCCTATTTTTACTCACAGTAGTAGGCTAGTACTACTAGAACTAGTTACTTTCACCTTTAAAGACAAAAAGTCAGTCAACATcaccggggggccacttccattgacgagtggataccatgcgcgaccacggggtctcgaaaagcaccctaaacatgtattttccaagttctgaaaatgcaccccttaacaagtattggcatctgaaaccctacccttaacaagtattggaaacaaaactattCTCATGGCAAGTATTCCCTTAAATTAACACCTAAACAAGTATACagcaatattttattgttgtgtcacgggtccgtcggtcgtcggttttacctaatttacacaccaattggtttagtacggccccaccttcctcacctcgcgcaaatcgggactctaaacacgtagtgttggggcaaaaaggacatcctttatacaacattttaattttgttttatcatccccgcaaatttgaccctaaacacgtagctttcctagcgaaatagatacccttttttcattatctttgtgtttttgacacccttataacgtgccctatcttgaaaaggacatcctttttacgtgttttttttggttgcgcatggtatccactcgtcaatgtaagtggcccccccccccccccagggtcAACATCATCAGATGGAAGTTAAAATGCCACAAAATAGGTtggtatcacattttacttTATGCTTTCTTGAAGAACTCTGcttgtaaaatgatgatttcTTGATGCCTGTTTGCCCTGTTGATAAGATCAGATTTTCTCTGAGTGAACATAAAAGTTGACAAAATTTGCCATGGTCAGGTAGCTTATTCCCTGAGTATACTTACCTTGAATTTACTAtattcagacctgccaaccagtacgttttagccgtatttagtacgtttttgcaaccaaaatacggcagtacgttctttctttaaaaaatacatttttttttatacaaaatcgtaatttattgaaaaaaatcatctctatatgtctctatttcataaaacgtacacaaatatggttattagatcaatgtaatttcaggtaacttgtttttttttcaatcattttgtaaaaaccagggtgagatatacacaagtttcaatggttttttttttccatctgcaagagcagtgcgcattttagcttgcatgcagcttgagcgccgtgttgggcgagtgcgccaagcattttattatgaaatacacttttttggggaaaaatacaaaatatttatctaacacggtaaaaatactgatttttttgtcaaaatcctgattttgggggataagaatactgaaaatgcaaaatacaacttggcagctctgtatatGTGACTATAGTTGTAATAAAAGAAGATCATAAATGTGAGAAGATCGGGACAAGTAGAAGATGATTGAACAGGACAGACATTACCAATCAGacaatttttaaataattttatttacaaatggtGACCATTTGATTCTATTATAACTAGCAATTTTCTTCTTCAGTTATGAATTCTGAACCCCTTTGTCCTGTGATTAACATCACTTATAGTCATATAATTTAATTATGAATGGTAACCCTTTTGAATGTTAAAAcctttattactttttttcaatgtatGGTAAAGTCTACTCCCTCAACCCTCTTGCAGCTGATAATTGTCATGaatgttaataaaatatataaaacatgaacAACCCCATCGAAATATCAACCGTAACACCGTTCAAGGTAATTTGGGTTAATAGCAAGCACATGGAGTGCCATAgaccttagaaaaaaaaaactttcattcaAGATTCAATCAAGATAACCTTTAGAAGAAGATTGTATAGAAACTATTATAGAATATaagatcaatttcaaattgttaTTTGCAGCAAGAGGCTAAACAGGAGAGGAAAGAAGAGAGACTTCACAACAGAGCAACAAATCAACTATTGAAAGGGCACGTAGGCAAAGCGATGCATCTGGAggtaagagagagaaagaaaacataGGAAATAATCCCATAAGggactcagccccccccccaccttcattctttcttcaacattttttttgttacatgcAGGGGGCtggtcttaaaggagaatgaaacccttgaaaccagctgaatccatatcaaagagaaaaatcaaagaaacatattgttgaaagtttgaggatgattgaaagaataataagaaagttatgagcatttgaatattgagatcactaatgccatgtagatcctcctattggcaatgcgaccaagatctgtgatgtcacacacgtacaactccctcattgctttagtacttatttcacttatattctcacttatatagaatctatcacaaggtgaggtgttctctttatgagaggacaagtacagaggtttcacaacattatatcgtTGATGAAtagtttgtcatatgattagaatgagcaaaaagagatgttttggggtatattttcagtgtccaaaaggggagagttgttcatctgtgatatcatagatcttggttgtgttgccaatgggaggatctccatagcattagtgatctcgacattcaaatgctcataactcttctattgctagtcctattttactcaaacttttgttgatcttattctttgatttttctgctttcacaaaagctaacttgctccaagagtttcattctcttttaatgtctaaagctgtttgtaaatcTACTCTtgactttatgaatgactggaACATGATGTAATTTCTACGGAAGTTTTTAAAGTGGGGCGAAATTACTTAttgctctcattatttaatttttgtttttacaactaataaacaatgataataaacaatagGTAATTATACCTTAATGTACATATATTCTCCtacgtttcctttttttttgtttctctccCTAGCTAGCTCTATTATCTCTGTCACTACTGTTGTGTTGGGGTTAGATCTAATgctcttttattttcaaccagCATAAATGAAACGAATGGATGCAGGATGTACAgttcatatatacatttattatttaacGATGATTacttgatgataatgacaaatacatgagtaagtCTGATGGTGACTATACTCTGAAGATGAAGATAATATAAATGCTGCAAACTGATGTAGTTTACTTTTCTGTAGCTCTAAACTCCAATCTCTATTCTGTAACTCTCTATTCTGCAATCTGCAAAACTCTATTCTCTAACCTAACTGCAATCTGATTTGGTTCAGAAGTGaaccccttttatattggtctgcTCAAGACTCTTTACAACCAAACGGGTATTGGTCAACCTTGGACGCTTGACCAAAACAATCTGTACGTCATAACTTTACTCTGAATTGGGAGAGTTGACCTTTTAGGGAGAACATGAAATGTAGTGAATAAGAAACCcataaaatgtgtgtgtgtcagAAGTTTAGCTGGAAGAATGATGCGTAATACTTTCCTAAGAAAGTTGGAGTTGGTAAACATATGATTTCCTGTTATACTTCCATTAGAAGTATAGATTatgtattgatatattattgaatatgtgaGATATGTCTTATCATCACATATCACTATCTTTGTTTCTTCACCTTCCCTCGCCTCTCTATACCTAGAGAACCATCTCTTTCTATCCACTCATGCCTCTTCACAATCGAAGGAGTGCAAAGTTaatggaggaaaaaaaaggtaattagCCTCAATCTTTCATTGTTCATCTTTCCAGGCCAAAGCTAACAAGGCTCATCATCGTGCTGAAGCAGCAGGAACGAGGGCCGACGTCCATCATGCATTGggtcatcctcatcatcaccaccatcaccacagGCCACCTCCTCCATGTGGAGCAAGTGTGACAGTAGTACATGTAAGTTAATTTGATCGCAATGCCTGCATGTGTGTTTAGATTGATATTTGGCAGGGGGGATGTCATCTCATAAATCAGTTTGTAAAGTTATTCAGGACTGTACACATGACTGTCAACATGTCCATGTGATGAGGAGGTACTCAAAATATTCCATGTGTGTTAATTTGGACTAATAATGAACTCTGGTTTTTGCTTGACTGTTATGGATTACCTGTTGAGCTTAAAGATTTTTCACCCTTTTTATAACACATGAAATAAAGGTTGGGTTTGCCTTGAGCTTTTGTTGGAAGTAAATTGTAATCTGATAAAGTCTGACTGTCTGAAAAGCAAATGTAAATTCACTTGTAGCATACCTGCATCTAGTAGCAGGGTTCAGCAAGTCATGCTGGTCCTTTGAATTGAATCACAAACATTCTTTTGCCTGATTAGAGCTACTTGGACCAGGCATGACTTTGTCATATAGGGCAAGGAAAAGTTAGCGTTGAAACAAAGTATACCTGTTTCCACTCCATTGATGGACAAAGCTTGCAGGAGTCAATCTCCATGAAAGTTGGTGCTAAACAGAATCATAACTAAACATGGTCATCTCTGTTGGTGATTTTCAGGGTCCTCTAGTTTTGCAGCATTACATAATCTATGTCAAGTTGAAGtcctttttatcaaaattaatgatCACTGCCAATATTATTACACAATTTTAACTTGAAAACATATCTTCCTTCTAGCATCATGTCCCGCCTCCTGCCCCACCTGTCAATTACCCCACTGGGACCCACGCTCCACCTCCAAACCCAGCACCAGGATACCCATCACCTGCTCCAGGTTATCCCTCAGCACCTGCTCCAGGTTATCCCTCAGCACCTGCTCCAGGTTATCCCTCAGCTCCGGCTCCTGGTTATCCTGGGGCTCCTGCTACTGCTCCAGGTGAGTGCTGTATATTAAACTTTTCTCCAGGATACCAATGAAATGATCAGTATATCCTGTATGGGTGCTAGATTTCCTGTTCTGTTCACTTGAAATTACCTTTAGTTTTGAATTTTATGATAGTTTTGATATTGCGACATCACTTATAAATGCCATGTACTATATATAATTCCTAGAAATCTAAATTTGGTAATGGTTCAGAATGTCTGATTATATCTTGAATTTGGCAGGTAAAATCATTGTAagttttctgagaaaaaaatgcagtcgtatttatattatatgacatatgGGGGGAGTGCGCACATACAGCGTCATAAAATCAAAACTTTAACAATTCCAATATACTCGATTTTAGAATAACCTCTGTGATGTAACTTCACCAAATCTTTGTTATTTGTTCTGTCACTTTCTACCTAAAACCTACTTGACATCAtgatgaacttcccctttaaagccaTAAAACACAATACACTGATTGATTCATAAAGCTTTGAATCCGTCAATCAGCTGCCTTGGTCCAAGGAATGTTTAAATTCATGaaatgatcatatttttttcttgaatcttCTTGACCCTAGGCTACCCTGGAGCACCACCTCCAGCATCTGGATACCCAGCTCCTGCATCTGGAGCCTACCCACCCTCCCAGGGGTATCCAGGAACACAGCCTCCAGGTTAGACCAGAGTCCCTTGGCTCCATCTTCATAATGCATGATTTATTGTGACAGGATTTTAATGGAAATTGCATTAATTTTGCTATATTTTGCAAATTGCTTAATTGATTACAATAAATCACACCATCAGATTCAGCATGTAAAGATCTATTAGCATGCAAATTTTCAAGTTCATTGGACTTTGCTTCTCCGAGATCAAAAGATTTCTCATGGAGCAAATTAGCCCAGTACAGTATGGGTCAAGAGTAT
It contains:
- the LOC129269313 gene encoding splicing factor 3B subunit 4-like, with the protein product MHLEAKANKAHHRAEAAGTRADVHHALGHPHHHHHHHRPPPPCGASVTVVHHHVPPPAPPVNYPTGTHAPPPNPAPGYPSPAPGYPSAPAPGYPSAPAPGYPSAPAPGYPGAPATAPGYPGAPPPASGYPAPASGAYPPSQGYPGTQPPAYPGGSAYPNPYGK